In the Glycine max cultivar Williams 82 chromosome 19, Glycine_max_v4.0, whole genome shotgun sequence genome, TCCAATCCAATCCCATATTGGCATATACAACGCCaaatgaatcatcatttcatagtGGATCTCATGTTCCTTGTCAACGGCTGACACAAATTGGTACGCATGTAATGGAAGAGTTCCGAGGCTTCTTCCACATTAATAATGTTTCTGTGCTTAGCAAGACCAGTCGACCACTACCATTcccattaatttaatatttcctTGTGTCCTTATTACAATGTCGAAATTGTCGAAAATAAAAGTGtagtttaatgttttttttataagatttaatttataatatttttatctattaattattttttaaaataatctttattaataattttatttataagaattattttgaaaaaaaaatttaatttaaaataaatttaatattcttaactaaattaattaatttttttaatctgtgAATTAGTTAATTCAACCTTATATAATACGGTACAAAGGGAAtagttaattttgataatttgttaaaatttaacccatcaataaattaaaaatcattttaattatgaaatttgctaatatatacacttttttttgtatgaGTGCGTTAGCGTACTATATTATTGATacattttaacataatatttagtTATAACTTATTGGTGCTTAAAAATAAGCACATGTATGTTAgcaaattacattatttttattttttagtatgagtatgttacataattaatatattttaagataatatctaattatattttattaatacacttgtactaaaaataagaatatcctCATTAGTATATTTCtataattattagtataaaaatataatttttaattttatggcaATGATGATAAGGATATAAAATCTTTATATTcgaatgttaattattaaagattaaagatgaCATATATTCCATAGAGTAAGGCGCGGTGTGGATATATTATTGTAAAGTTGTACTGGTCATCAAACTATctcaacaaatttttatttttaataattaaggaaatttAAAAGCATAAAGATAGGAAGAACAACAAAAGTGATTGATCATAACAAGCAGCAGAAAGCGACCAAGCAAGGTAAACCTTGGACATTTCATGATGATGTGTGTGACAACTTCAATAAAACCGTCAGTACAGAGGAGACAGGAAAAAGTGGTGATCTTATCAAATTTGCATTCTTCAGCCCCCCATGTGGTACAAGTCATGGTGTGTTGTGGAGGAGTTCAATTCAAGCTTTGGTTAAGGAACACAACAATATAAATCTTATTTCACTAAATGAGATCGACTACATGAGACACAGAACATCATTCAACTTGGTTAATTCATATAATATGGATGAACAAGCAATAACAAAATATCCAATTCACATTCAACAATATGGAATCACATTAAGAAAAGCAGTGGCAGTATTCTACACAAGAAATGTTGTAACATTTTATTGATTGAGAGATTGTAAAAATTGTGCAGTTTCATGAGGTGGTTGTGCTCATTGCCTATTATCCAAGAAGAGAAAATCTTTCTCAAGAGGATTGAAGCTATCCCATGACAAAATGGAATCCAAACCATCAACCCATTGTTGTAAGGAATTTTCCTGAAGGTAAGAGGATTCACCCACAGAAAGGTTGCTAGAATCATCAAGTGAGAAAGAAGAACTACAATAAGAACTAGTGCTGGTTTTGGTTTCTTGGCTCATCCATGATCCCAAGTCCAACTGTGAGCACAACATTTCATAATTGTTGAAAAATCCAGTGGTATCATCCCAAGTCACCttgttttcttctattttcccTTCTGTTTTTGGCACTTCTCTTGTGCTATGCATATCTAAGGACTTGTTCTCTACACCTTGTTCAGACCCTTTTGAAGTGTTTGGTtgtaattctatattttttttgtcatcaacAGACTTTTCCTTTTGCTCAGATGGCTTCAGGGTTAAAGGGTCCAAACCTAGGAGCTTCAACCTCTTCTTGATTTTTGTGTTCCAATGGTTCTTGATTTCATTGTCTGTCCTCCCAGGAAAATGTGAAGCAATCTTAGACCACCTGAAAATGTACTTCATTCCGTTAGAAGAAATTAGTATCCATATATTGATATCCTTCTAAAACTACAATACCCCTGAGATAATTACAAACAAAGTTCTAAAAACTGTCCGCGACGGTGATTTCGGCAACATCAAGGTTTTTGAACTCTCTGCAAATTCATTGCAGCAACAATTACGATTGATATGTCTGTAATTTCCTAAAATATCAAAGATTGTGACGAAAACataaccacaatttaaaaccgtCATGTCAAAGGCTGATTTCGGCCCAATCAAGGTTTTTGCACTCTCTGAAAATGCATTGCAATCGTAATTGCAGTCACATATATTTGCAATTTCCTGTAGTGTTAAGGATCGTGATGAAACCAcgaccacaatttaaaaccttgatttcAAAGGCTTCTTCACATAATGTCCAAAAATCTAccatctttttttgttttgggtgCAAAGACAATTCAGAACATATAACATATATACCTGTTACCTAGACATGAATGTAGCTGTATAATTTGATCCTCTTCCATTTCAGTAAATCCACCTCTCTTGAGGTCTGGCCTCAGATAATTAATCCATCTCAATCTGCAGCTCTTTCCACATCTTAGCAAGCCTTCACAAGCAtgccacaaaaataaaaatgcaccAATTCAAATAAATACACAACTTTAAGGCAAAGTCAAAATGTGAacaaatttttcacaaaataaaaaaatacctgcTAGCTTAGGAACTGTTCTCCAGCAGTGAATACCATTATTGAGGATGAAATTCATAAGCTTGTGATCTTCCTCAATAGTCCATGGACCTCTCTTCAAACCAACCTTATCACAACAAGGCTGTCTTCCCATTTTGGAACTTTCACCTTAATTTGCCAAATCAAGAAATTATTATCCCTTGAGAGTTAACAAAGTGTGACAACATAAAAAAGGAGCTATTTAAGGTTGAAGCAAAGATGCTGCCAGTTCATTCAGACATTTAAAAAAAGCAAGGTGTCCTATGATAAGGGTGATAAATGATTGGATAGAAAGCACTTTAGTTGAAAGCTATGAAAGCAAGAAGGGGTTGTCATTATAAAATGATGGtcaccaccaccaacaccaCATTGAGTCCACCTTGTTGGAAAAACTTCATTATTTGGTGCCAAAATCTTCTCTTGTTGATAGCATTCCTTGTAAAATATTGAGTTTGATGGGATTCCTTGGTCCCAAAATGGCTGGCACGCTTTGTCGTTGTAGGCTACACTATTGAGATGCCTTCACTATTATTATGTCATGAAATTCTTCCATGGATTCACTTGGATCCGGAACCTTGAACATTAAGTAATAAATTGGTGATGAATAAGACAATAATAACATATGCAagacaatcaaaatatatttattcatagaatttaatttctatgccTTGTAAATCAATTAGAAGGTAATTATAACTTAGATATATAAAAGAccacaaaattattatatatgacaatttttttattgaacataaaaacttgatttttGTACCGATCTAAACTTTCTCTCTTCATATCATTCCTAAATTATACCACTTTGTGGGTTATATCCTAAAATGCATCAGTTTTAGGTTTCATTGAGAACTTGGGATTATCCCGACTTTTAAGcggtgtttttttaaattaaattttattttaaattttaaatttatgttttaatttaaattattaaaaatattttaaatgtaagtttccatacttttattttaaatattatattatataaaaatgtttttaattgattttaaaaataattttttagtaaaataatttttatttgtttaagaaaataatgttattaaatataatttttttcttatattatttaattatacaagaattatttgataatagactttatttgataatatttaatttatacaagacattttttagttaacattttattttattttttcaaaaaaatctgattttttaatatttttgtattaataaaaaattaaaaattttaatattattactttactaaatataattttttttgtttgtcattaattttttttaaaatgataatattttttctttaacaatttatttatagaagaacgTTACATTACATTAtaagtatatattataaataatatttgtttaagggaaaACTGAAGATGAAAGCATGTTGGGACAATTGTTTCTGTTATGACCTTCgaaaaatttcacattttttttctatcaatttcttcttcgtccatcttaatagGAATGAGAGTTGAAACCCAAAGATCCTTTGCACTCCTCCTTCTCCTTGGATCAAGACCCCACTGAACTACTTCATATTCTTGCCACATTAATTCGTGTGACACTAAAACAAAGGAGTTGTCGTAGACGTGCAAAATGTTTTGTAAGGTGAATCGCGAGGACACATAGTTCATAGGATCAACATTGATAGATTTACAGGCGGTCATGACGTGCGAGCTAGAGTTGATCATTGCCTGAGTTTGTTGGCCTCTAATAGCAAAGAGTTTTGCGATCTTGAAGTACGTCTCCTCAACCATGACACCGACAAATGTCTTGTGTTTTTTGAACATGGAATTAACCGACTCAGACAAATTTGTAGTCATATGTTCCTAACGTTTCCCTGCATGGAAGCATTGTACCCATATTTTTTGGGTAACAGATCAAGCCATTCAACTGCACTTGGCTTATTCGCACGGATATCCCCAAGATGCTACCAATGCATCTTCTCTGTGTATGCGTATCCTGTGAATATTCAATCAATctattacattataaaatttgattcaaaGTAAAGtttaacaaagaaataaaatagattcttACCAACCAACATGAATGGTTTCTTCAAATGTTTGCCGATTGAGTTACCAGGAAgaaaattttgtgcaatgtggtGCAGGCAGAAGGAATGTGATGTGTCCTGAACCCATCAGTTAGTTGGGTTATTGCACACACTTATAATCAAGGGGTGCCTATCtaaaatgagagaaatgttaatttgtGGAGTAACATGC is a window encoding:
- the LOC100819471 gene encoding myb-related protein 315, which encodes MGRQPCCDKVGLKRGPWTIEEDHKLMNFILNNGIHCWRTVPKLAGLLRCGKSCRLRWINYLRPDLKRGGFTEMEEDQIIQLHSCLGNRWSKIASHFPGRTDNEIKNHWNTKIKKRLKLLGLDPLTLKPSEQKEKSVDDKKNIELQPNTSKGSEQGVENKSLDMHSTREVPKTEGKIEENKVTWDDTTGFFNNYEMLCSQLDLGSWMSQETKTSTSSYCSSSFSLDDSSNLSVGESSYLQENSLQQWVDGLDSILSWDSFNPLEKDFLFLDNRQ